Proteins encoded by one window of Thalassoroseus pseudoceratinae:
- a CDS encoding DUF1326 domain-containing protein — protein sequence MRLSLLTMLVVVAPHSSAGAATIEGEYLEARSCNVYTGPCFANGEMELAGKEALLAWKVEKGTWNDVDLAGRGVALVVSSETTLGSDGVFPMKPGKVESVVLVDENATAEQKQALVAFAKDSAGKLAADVKEIQSVPFTLENDHLSSRGQFQAGEIAKIQTRKLKKGDCVCSNEIVFYQPLVKVENAHPAFSLDHTFKGKGLQKSWSGGGERGAFLGTFRK from the coding sequence CGTTGCGCCCCACTCATCTGCCGGTGCGGCGACCATCGAAGGAGAATACCTGGAAGCTCGATCCTGCAATGTCTACACCGGACCGTGTTTCGCGAACGGCGAAATGGAACTCGCCGGGAAAGAAGCACTACTGGCGTGGAAAGTGGAAAAAGGCACTTGGAACGATGTCGATTTAGCCGGTCGCGGGGTTGCACTGGTTGTCTCGTCCGAAACGACGCTGGGCAGTGACGGTGTATTCCCGATGAAGCCGGGAAAAGTGGAATCCGTGGTCCTCGTCGATGAAAACGCGACCGCGGAACAGAAACAAGCGCTGGTCGCATTCGCCAAAGACTCCGCTGGCAAATTGGCCGCGGATGTGAAGGAGATTCAAAGCGTTCCCTTCACTTTGGAGAATGACCATCTCAGTAGTCGCGGACAATTCCAGGCTGGCGAGATCGCCAAAATTCAGACTCGCAAACTGAAAAAAGGCGATTGCGTCTGCTCGAACGAAATCGTTTTCTATCAGCCGTTGGTCAAGGTCGAGAATGCCCACCCGGCGTTTTCCCTCGATCACACGTTCAAGGGCAAGGGACTGCAAAAATCGTGGAGCGGCGGCGGGGAACGCGGTGCATTCCTGGGCACATTCCGCAAATAA